The following proteins are co-located in the Polymorphospora rubra genome:
- a CDS encoding acyl-CoA dehydrogenase family protein: MTTTTDPAHDLAVAAGSGRDGVARPRDDAEAIAAAHALAIRWRELGPERDRDRAVPYAELELLSRSGLLAVTVPRAYGGPGVRAGTLTRIFAILSAADTALAQVPQNHFGAVFGLEAEDDERKAFFFAETLRGARFGNAGHERGRSGRSHPKTTLVDDGDGYRINGVKSFCTGALTADWVPVSASHPDGWIATAFVPRGTPASTSARTGTPSGSGPPSAAAPC; this comes from the coding sequence ATGACCACCACCACCGATCCGGCCCACGACCTGGCCGTTGCCGCGGGTTCCGGCCGGGACGGCGTGGCCCGGCCACGCGACGACGCCGAGGCGATCGCCGCCGCCCACGCGCTGGCGATCCGGTGGCGTGAACTCGGGCCGGAACGCGACCGGGACCGCGCCGTGCCGTACGCGGAACTGGAACTGCTGTCGCGGTCCGGGCTGCTCGCGGTCACCGTGCCCCGCGCGTACGGCGGACCCGGCGTGCGGGCCGGCACCCTGACCCGGATCTTCGCCATCCTGTCCGCCGCCGACACCGCCCTGGCCCAGGTGCCGCAGAACCACTTCGGCGCCGTCTTCGGACTCGAGGCCGAAGACGACGAGCGCAAGGCGTTCTTCTTCGCCGAGACGTTGCGCGGCGCCCGGTTCGGCAACGCCGGCCACGAGCGCGGGCGCAGCGGCCGCAGCCACCCTAAGACGACACTGGTCGACGACGGCGACGGTTACCGGATCAACGGCGTCAAGTCGTTCTGCACCGGGGCGCTGACCGCCGACTGGGTGCCGGTCAGCGCCAGCCATCCCGACGGCTGGATCGCCACCGCGTTCGTGCCCCGGGGCACCCCGGCCTCGACATCCGCGAGGACTGGGACGCCTTCGGGCAGCGGGCCACCGTCAGCGGCAGCGCCGTGCTGA
- a CDS encoding LLM class flavin-dependent oxidoreductase, protein MTGRQLHLNVNILASGAHPAAWRSPGGHPTAVVDIGHYQRVAREAERGLLDAVFLSDGVLLRGNVAAGPPITALDPAVVVTAMALATDRIGFIATVSTTFNSPYHIARIFSSLDHASAGRVAWNVVTTRDPGAGRNYGLAELPPRAQRYARAAESIEAVTALWDSWEDEALVADPASGVWARTDLIHRIDHIGPFHSVQGPLQIPRSPQGRPPLVQAGGSDTGRDLAARYADAVFSPQQLLASARTYYADIKSRARAYGRDPDTISVLPGLNPVVGSTEDEARRRQRELNALLGDDRLLAGFAARFGIDPAELDLDRPLPAHLLRPTGDTYGSQGFDDAARDLISAAGHLTVRDLIDRGIAAHRVVVGAPEQIADDIERWFLGRAADGFNLQCDVYPGGLADFVDHVVPELQRRGLFRREYAGTTLRDHYGLPRPRSRYALTTTGEANR, encoded by the coding sequence GTGACCGGGCGGCAGCTGCACCTCAACGTCAACATCCTGGCGTCCGGCGCCCACCCGGCCGCCTGGCGGTCACCCGGCGGCCATCCCACCGCCGTCGTCGACATCGGCCACTACCAGCGGGTCGCGCGGGAGGCCGAGCGTGGCCTGCTCGACGCGGTGTTCCTCTCCGACGGGGTCCTGCTGCGCGGCAACGTCGCCGCCGGCCCGCCGATCACCGCCCTCGACCCGGCCGTCGTGGTGACCGCGATGGCGCTGGCCACCGACCGCATCGGCTTCATCGCCACCGTCTCGACCACCTTCAACAGCCCGTACCACATCGCCCGCATCTTCTCCTCGCTCGACCACGCCAGTGCCGGCCGGGTCGCCTGGAACGTGGTGACCACCCGCGACCCGGGTGCCGGCCGCAACTACGGACTGGCCGAACTGCCGCCCCGGGCGCAGCGGTACGCCCGCGCCGCCGAGTCGATCGAGGCGGTCACCGCGCTGTGGGACAGCTGGGAGGACGAGGCCCTCGTCGCCGACCCGGCCAGCGGGGTGTGGGCGCGGACCGACCTGATCCACCGGATCGACCACATCGGACCGTTCCACTCCGTGCAGGGGCCGTTGCAGATCCCGCGATCGCCGCAGGGCCGGCCCCCGCTGGTGCAGGCCGGCGGCTCGGACACCGGCCGCGACCTCGCCGCCCGCTACGCCGACGCGGTCTTCAGCCCGCAACAGCTCCTCGCCTCGGCCCGCACGTACTACGCCGACATCAAGAGCCGGGCCCGGGCGTACGGCCGCGACCCCGACACGATCAGCGTTCTGCCCGGCCTCAACCCGGTCGTCGGCAGCACCGAGGACGAGGCCCGACGCCGGCAACGCGAACTGAACGCGCTCCTCGGTGACGACCGCCTGCTCGCCGGCTTCGCCGCCCGGTTCGGTATCGATCCCGCCGAACTCGACCTGGACCGGCCGCTCCCCGCCCACCTGCTGCGGCCGACCGGCGACACGTACGGCTCGCAGGGGTTCGACGACGCGGCCCGCGACCTGATCTCCGCCGCCGGGCACCTGACGGTCCGTGACCTGATCGACCGGGGGATCGCCGCGCACCGGGTCGTCGTCGGCGCGCCGGAGCAGATCGCCGACGACATCGAGCGCTGGTTCCTCGGGCGCGCCGCCGACGGCTTCAACCTCCAGTGCGACGTCTACCCGGGCGGCCTGGCCGACTTCGTCGACCACGTCGTCCCCGAACTGCAACGCCGGGGCCTGTTCCGCCGCGAGTACGCCGGCACCACGCTGCGCGACCACTACGGGCTGCCCCGCCCGCGCAGCCGCTACGCGCTCACCACCACAGGGGAGGCCAACCGATGA